One region of Vigna angularis cultivar LongXiaoDou No.4 chromosome 10, ASM1680809v1, whole genome shotgun sequence genomic DNA includes:
- the LOC108334626 gene encoding methyl jasmonate esterase 1 isoform X2 has protein sequence MQREKEKHLVLIHGGGHGAWCWYKVAALLKSSGHRVTALDMAASGIHPKQAEELNSISEYYEPLMEFLESLDAEERVILVGHSLGGIGMSLAMESFPEKIAAAVFVSTLMPSPDLSLFTLSQESRARRRSESKYDNNSSQPEKSIKFSPEFLASNLYQLSPPEDLTLALSLLRPTRIFGDEQMSGENARLTEEKYGSVKKVYIMCEQDNMFKREVQLSMIERNPPNDVKVIAGADHMVMFSKPQEFFSHLQEIANTYY, from the exons atgcagagagagaaagagaagcaTTTAGTGTTGATTCACGGAGGCGGCCATGGTGCTTGGTGTTGGTATAAGGTCGCTGCATTGCTGAAATCGAGTGGACACCGTGTGACAGCTCTGGACATGGCTGCCTCCGGGATCCATCCGAAGCAGGCGGAGGAGCTGAATTCAATATCAGAATACTATGAGCCTTTGATGGAATTTCTGGAGAGTTTGGATGCTGAAGAGCGTGTGATCCTCGTCGGTCATAGCTTGGGTGGGATCGGCATGTCCTTAGCCATGGAAAGCTTCCCCGAAAAGATCGCAGCTGCGGTATTTGTCAGTACCTTGATGCCTTCTCCCGATCTAAGCTTGTTCACTCTTTCTCAGGAG TCCCGGGCTCGTCGAAGATCGGAATCTAAGTATGACAACAACAGCAGTCAACCggaaaaatcaattaaattctCGCCTGAATTCTTAGCATCCAATTTATACCAACTCTCTCCACCGGAG GATTTGACCTTGGCATTGTCACTGTTGAGACCCACTCGCATTTTTGGTGATGAACAAATGTCGGGTGAGAATGCTAGACTGACAGAAGAGAAGTATGGAAGTGTGAAGAAGGTGTATATAATGTGCGAGCAAGACAACATGTTCAAACGTGAGGTGCAGCTCTCAATGATTGAACGAAACCCTCCAAATGATGTCAAAGTCATTGCTGGAGCAGATCACATGGTCATGTTCTCTAAACCACAAGAGTTTTTCTCTCACCTTCAAGAGATCGCCAACACCTATTACtag
- the LOC108334626 gene encoding methyl jasmonate esterase 1 isoform X1 yields MQREKEKHLVLIHGGGHGAWCWYKVAALLKSSGHRVTALDMAASGIHPKQAEELNSISEYYEPLMEFLESLDAEERVILVGHSLGGIGMSLAMESFPEKIAAAVFVSTLMPSPDLSLFTLSQESRARRRSESKYDNNSSQPEKSIKFSPEFLASNLYQLSPPEQDLTLALSLLRPTRIFGDEQMSGENARLTEEKYGSVKKVYIMCEQDNMFKREVQLSMIERNPPNDVKVIAGADHMVMFSKPQEFFSHLQEIANTYY; encoded by the exons atgcagagagagaaagagaagcaTTTAGTGTTGATTCACGGAGGCGGCCATGGTGCTTGGTGTTGGTATAAGGTCGCTGCATTGCTGAAATCGAGTGGACACCGTGTGACAGCTCTGGACATGGCTGCCTCCGGGATCCATCCGAAGCAGGCGGAGGAGCTGAATTCAATATCAGAATACTATGAGCCTTTGATGGAATTTCTGGAGAGTTTGGATGCTGAAGAGCGTGTGATCCTCGTCGGTCATAGCTTGGGTGGGATCGGCATGTCCTTAGCCATGGAAAGCTTCCCCGAAAAGATCGCAGCTGCGGTATTTGTCAGTACCTTGATGCCTTCTCCCGATCTAAGCTTGTTCACTCTTTCTCAGGAG TCCCGGGCTCGTCGAAGATCGGAATCTAAGTATGACAACAACAGCAGTCAACCggaaaaatcaattaaattctCGCCTGAATTCTTAGCATCCAATTTATACCAACTCTCTCCACCGGAG CAGGATTTGACCTTGGCATTGTCACTGTTGAGACCCACTCGCATTTTTGGTGATGAACAAATGTCGGGTGAGAATGCTAGACTGACAGAAGAGAAGTATGGAAGTGTGAAGAAGGTGTATATAATGTGCGAGCAAGACAACATGTTCAAACGTGAGGTGCAGCTCTCAATGATTGAACGAAACCCTCCAAATGATGTCAAAGTCATTGCTGGAGCAGATCACATGGTCATGTTCTCTAAACCACAAGAGTTTTTCTCTCACCTTCAAGAGATCGCCAACACCTATTACtag
- the LOC108335381 gene encoding methyl jasmonate esterase 1 — MEGKKKRRLVLVHGAYHGAWCWYKLSTLLDSAGLQVTSLDMAASGIHPNQLLDITSVSQYVEPLLQFLRSLPPEERVILVGHSFGGLCISLAMEMFPHKVAAAVFLTGWMPGPHLSYLSLFLEFKHRLSLKFNLGSKTVTDENTNDHPKRYMTCDLQNLASNVYQQSPPEDLALASSLLRPFPIFGDEDLRENTQLTEENHGTVARVYIVCEQDKIMEQDFQLSMVERNPPNEVKVIAGADHMPMLSKPQQLFSYLQEIADIYY, encoded by the exons ATGgaggggaagaagaagagacGTCTGGTGTTGGTTCACGGAGCCTACCATGGAGCCTGGTGTTGGTACAAGCTCTCTACCCTCCTCGATTCCGCCGGCCTTCAAGTCACGTCTCTCGACATGGCTGCATCCGGCATCCATCCAAACCAACTGCTCGATATCACTTCAGTTTCGCAATATGTTGAACCTTTGCTCCAATTTCTACGATCTTTACCACCAGAGGAACGAGTCATCCTTGTCGGTCATAGTTTTGGAGGTTTATGCATTTCTCTAGCCATGGAAATGTTCCCCCACAAAGTTGCAGCTGCTGTTTTCCTTACCGGTTGGATGCCTGGTCCCCACCTCAGCTATCTCTCACTGTTCCTAGAG tTCAAGCACAGGTTAAGCTTGAAATTCAATTTGGGCTCAAAGACTGTCACAGATGAAAATACCAACGATCATCCGAAGCGATATATGACATGTGATCTTCAAAACTTAGCATCCAACGTCTACCAACAATCTCCCCCAGAG GACTTGGCCCTGGCGTCTTCACTTTTGAGACCCTTTCCCATATTTGGTGACGAAGATTTGCGAGAGAATACACAACTGACGGAAGAGAACCATGGAACTGTGGCCAGAGTCTATATAGTGTGTGAACAGGACAAAATAATGGAGCAGGATTTTCAACTGTCAATGGTTGAAAGAAACCCTCCTAATGAGGTCAAAGTGATTGCTGGAGCTGATCACATGCCCATGTTGTCTAAACCACAACAGCTTTTCTCTTACCTTCAAGAGATTGCCGACATCTATTACTAG